A window from Primulina eburnea isolate SZY01 chromosome 2, ASM2296580v1, whole genome shotgun sequence encodes these proteins:
- the LOC140824141 gene encoding ABC transporter G family member 36-like — MAETGLSCFGIRSAKKTKLTILKDASGIIKPSRMTLLLGPPSSGKTTLLLALAGKLDPTLKTRGEITYNGHMLDEFVPQKTSAYISQNDVHVGEMTVKETLDFSARCQGVGSRYDLLSELARREKEAGIFPEAEVDLFMKATAMQGVESSLVTDYTLKILGLDVCRDTIVGDELIRGISGGQKKRVTTGEMIVGPTKTLFMDEISTGLDSSTTYQIVKCLQQIVHLTEATIFMSLLHPAPETFDLFDDIILLSEGQIVYQGPREHVVEFFESCGFRCPERKGTADFLQEVTSKRDQEQYWADRSQPYHHISVGEFAKRFKRFHAGLRLENELSVPYDRNQSHKAALVFKKYSIPKRELLKANFDKEWLLIKRNSFVYVFKTIQIFIVAIITSTLFLRTQLQTRNEQDGAIYIGALLFSMICNTFNGFSELALTIQRLPVFYKHRDLLFHPPWTFTLPTFLLRIPISVFEAIVWMVTTYYTIGFSPEPNRFFKQFLLIFVIQQMAAGLFRLIAGICRTMIMANTGGALTLLLVFLLGGFILPENKIPDWWGWGYWVSPLTYGYNAIAVNEMFSPRWMNKVASDNTTRLGVAILKNFNIFQEKNWYWIGVAALAGFTILFNVLFTFSLMYLNPLGKPQAIIPKEQATEMEMGHEKTEDEPRLKTTKSKKDSFPRSLSATDGNNTMEMAIRHMSGRSTTYGLTRNEDSSLETVRGVAPKRGMVLPFTPLAMSFDSVNYFVDMPPEMKAQGVTEDKLQLLCEVTGAFRPGVLTALMGVSGAGKTTLMDVLAGRKTGGYIEGDIRISGFPKNQETFARISGYCEQIDIHSPQVTIRESLIYSAFLRLPKEVSSQQKTAFVDEVMDLVELDNLKNAIVGIPGVTGLSTEQRKRLTIAVELVANPSIIFMDEPTSGLDARAAAIVMRTVRNTVDTGRTVVCTIHQPSIDIFEAFDELLLMKRGGQVIYAGSLGRHSQKFVEYFEGISRIPKIKEKYNPATWMLEVSSVATEARLGLDFAEHYKSTALYQRNNTLVKDLNTTDPGAKDLYFQTQYSQPAWGQFKSCLWKQWWTYWRSPDYNLVRYFFTLACALMVGTIFWRVGTKKNSDTDLLTIIGAMYASVLFVGINNCSTVQPVVAIERTVFYRERAVGMYSALPYAMSGKDSIKHNLTLCLILF, encoded by the exons ACAAGGGGTGAGATCACATACAACGGACACATGCTCGATGAATTTGTGCCGCAGAAAACATCAGCCTACATTAGCCAGAACGATGTTCATGTCGGAGAAATGACTGTCAAAGAAACCCTGGATTTCTCTGCCAGATGCCAAGGGGTCGGATCACGATATG ACCTTTTGAGTGAGCTTGCCAGAAGAGAAAAGGAAGCTGGCATATTTCCTGAGGCAGAAGTTGATCTTTTCATGAAG GCAACTGCAATGCAAGGAGTCGAAAGCAGCCTCGTCACAGATTACACACTAAAG ATATTGGGGCTAGATGTGTGCCGGGACACCATTGTGGGAGATGAATTGATAAGAGGAATTTCGGGTGGACAAAAGAAGCGTGTTACCACAG GAGAGATGATAGTTGGGCCAACAAAGACACTGTTCATGGATGAGATATCGACCGGCCTAGACAGCTCTACGACTTATCAAATTGTCAAGTGTTTGCAACAAATTGTACATCTCACAGAAGCGACAATCTTTATGTCCCTTCTTCATCCAGCACCTGAAACATTTGACCTTTTTGATGATATCATTCTGTTATCAGAAGGCCAGATAGTTTATCAGGGACCCAGAGAACATGTAGTTGAGTTCTTTGAGAGTTGTGGTTTCAGATGTCCAGAGAGGAAAGGAACTGCCGATTTCTTGCAAGAG GTGACATCGAAAAGAGATCAAGAGCAATATTGGGCAGATAGAAGCCAACCATATCACCACATTTCAGTAGGTGAATTTGCAAAAAGATTCAAGCGGTTTCATGCAGGCTTACGTCTTGAAAACGAACTATCTGTCCCTTATGACAGAAATCAAAGTCACAAAGCAGCTCTTGTGTTTAAAAAGTACTCAATCCCTAAAAGAGAGCTTCTCAAAGCCAACTTTGATAAAGAATGGCTTTTGATCAAGAGAAATTCTTTTGTTTATGTTTTCAAGACAATCCAAATATTCATTGTGGCCATTATCACATCAACTCTGTTTCTACGAACTCAGCTACAAACAAGGAATGAACAAGACGGTGCTATCTACATTGGTGCACTATTATTTAGCATGATATGCAATACCTTTAATGGTTTCTCAGAACTCGCTCTGACGATCCAAAGACTTCCAGTCTTTTACAAACACAGGGACCTTCTTTTTCACCCTCCTTGGACTTTCACTTTGCCAACGTTTTTGCTAAGGATTCCAATATCCGTGTTTGAGGCTATTGTGTGGATGGTCACAACATACTACACTATTGGATTTTCTCCTGAACCTAACAG GTTCTTCAAGCAATTTCTACTGATATTTGTTATCCAACAAATGGCGGCGGGGTTGTTCAGGCTGATAGCAGGAATATGCAGAACAATGATTATGGCAAACACCGGGGGTGCTCTAACTCTTCTACTCGTGTTCCTGTTGGGTGGTTTCATCCTTCCTGAAA ACAAAATTCCAGACTGGTGGGGGTGGGGTTATTGGGTGTCACCCCTAACCTATGGTTACAATGCCATTGCAGTGAATGAGATGTTTTCTCCACGATGGATGAACAAAGTG GCCTCAGACAATACCACAAGACTGGGTGTGGCTATattgaaaaattttaatattttccaAGAAAAGAACTGGTATTGGATAGGTGTTGCTGCCCTAGCGGGTTTCACAATACTTTTTAATGTTCTTTTTACATTTTCTCTCATGTATCTTAACC CTCTAGGGAAGCCACAAGCTATCATACCCAAAGAGCAGGCGACGGAGATGGAAATGGGCCATGAAAAAACAGAAGATGAACCAAGACTTAAAACAACAAAGTCAAAGAAAGATTCTTTTCCCCGGTCTTTATCTGCAACTGATGGAAACAACACGA TGGAAATGGCGATCCGACACATGAGTGGTCGTTCCACCACATATGGACTAACAAGAAACGAAGATTCAAGCCTTGAGACAGTAAGAGGTGTTGCCCCAAAGCGAGGAATGGTTCTACCCTTCACACCTCTTGCTATGTCCTTTGACAGTGTAAACTACTTTGTTGACATGCCGCCA GAAATGAAGGCCCAAGGAGTCACAGAGGACAAACTCCAATTGCTTTGTGAAGTAACTGGTGCATTTAGGCCAGGAGTTTTGACTGCATTGATGGGTGTTAGTGGAGCAGGAAAAACTACACTAATGGATGTTTTAGCGGGACGAAAAACAGGCGGTTATATTGAAGGTGATATCAGAATATCTGGATTCCCAAAGAATCAAGAGACTTTTGCTAGAATTTCTGGATATTGTGAACAAATCGATATCCATTCACCTCAAGTAACTATCCGCGAATCTTTGATTTACTCTGCTTTTCTCCGTCTTCCTAAAGAAGTTAGCAGTCAACAAAAGACA gCTTTTGTGGATGAAGTGATGGACCTAGTTGAGCTAGACAACCTCAAGAACGCCATCGTTGGGATCCCAGGTGTTACAGGATTGTCAACAGAACAGAGAAAACGATTGACAATAGCTGTTGAACTTGTGGCGAATCCCTCCATTATATTCATGGATGAACCAACATCGGGTTTAGATGCACGAGCAGCAGCTATTGTGATGAGGACAGTGAGAAACACAGTGGACACAGGGAGAACTGTGGTTTGCACAATTCATCAACCTAGTATTGATATCTTTGAAGCTTTTGATGAG TTACTTCTTATGAAACGAGGAGGCCAAGTAATCTATGCTGGATCATTGGGCCGACATTCACAAAAATTCGTTGAATACTTTGAG GGAATTTCTAGAATCCCAAAAATCAAAGAGAAGTATAACCCAGCAACTTGGATGCTTGAAGTAAGCTCAGTCGCTACAGAAGCCCGACTTGGATTGGATTTCGCAGAACACTACAAATCAACAGCCTTATATCA GAGAAACAATACTCTAGTAAAAGATTTGAACACAACAGATCCTGGGGCAAAAGATCTGTACTTCCAAACCCAGTATTCACAGCCTGCATGGGGTCAATTTAAGTCCTGCCTCTGGAAGCAATGGTGGACTTACTGGAGAAGTCCAGATTATAATCTTGTCAGATATTTCTTCACTTTGGCTTGTGCTCTCATGGTTGGGACAATCTTTTGGAGGGTCGGCACAAAAAA GAACAGCGACACTGATCTTTTGACAATCATTGGAGCCATGTATGCTTCAGTATTATTTGTTGGAATAAATAATTGCTCGACGGTACAGCCTGTAGTAGCCATAGAAAGAACCGTTTTTTATAGGGAAAGGGCTGTAGGAATGTACTCAGCATTACCATACGCCATGTCAGGCAAAGATTCTATTAAACACAATCTTACACTTTGCTTGATTTTGTTTTAG
- the LOC140822989 gene encoding ABC transporter G family member 29-like: MQVIVEVPYVLVQTTYYTLIVYGMLNFEWTAAKFFWFYFVTFFSFLYITYYGMMTVSITPNHQVAAIFAAAFYALFNLFSGFFIPRPKIPKWWIWYYWICPVAWTVYGLIIGQYGDVQNTITVAGSSAQPMIKNYIQDHFGYDPDFKAPVAVVLVGFTVFFAFMYAYCIKTLNFQMR, translated from the exons ATGCAGGTCATAGTTGAAGTACCTTATGTACTTGTTCAGACGACATACTACACTCTTATAGTGTATGGCATGCTCAACTTTGAGTGGACAGCAGCGAAATTCTTCTGGTTCTACTTTGTCACCTTCTTTTCCTTTCTCTACATCACATATTATGGAATGATGACTGTTTCCATCACACCAAACCACCAAGTAGCAGCTATTTTTGCAGCAGCATTCTACGCACTGTTCAATCTATTCTCTGGCTTCTTCATCCCAAGACCT AAAATTCCAAAGTGGTGGATATGGTACTACTGGATTTGCCCTGTTGCATGGACAGTATATGGACTAATCATAGGCCAATATGGAGATGTGCAGAATACCATAACAGTTGCGGGGTCGTCGGCACAACCGatgattaaaaattatattcaaGACCATTTTGGATATGACCCTGACTTCAAGGCGCCAGTAGCAGTGGTTTTGGTTGGTTTTACAGTTTTCTTTGCGTTCATGTATGCTTACTGCATCAAGACACTGAACTTCCAAATGAGGTAA